A window of the Agrococcus jejuensis genome harbors these coding sequences:
- a CDS encoding YggT family protein, which translates to MQVVAFAVYVAANILFYVLWARVILDVVRQVRRDWKPTGLWLAVSVTILTLTDPILRVARRIVKPVRVGGAMLDLSMLAVMALVLVVVVISGAMAS; encoded by the coding sequence GTGCAGGTCGTCGCCTTCGCCGTGTACGTCGCGGCGAACATCCTCTTCTACGTGCTCTGGGCCCGTGTGATCCTCGACGTCGTGCGCCAGGTGCGCCGCGACTGGAAGCCCACGGGCCTCTGGCTCGCCGTCTCCGTGACGATCCTCACGCTCACCGACCCGATCCTGCGCGTCGCGCGCCGCATCGTGAAGCCCGTGCGCGTCGGCGGCGCGATGCTCGACCTGTCGATGCTCGCCGTCATGGCGCTCGTGCTCGTCGTCGTCGTGATCTCGGGAGCCATGGCCTCCTGA
- a CDS encoding cell division protein SepF, giving the protein MSNALKKAAVYFGFAEEDELTQESPAVRASEPEQREERAERRPERHESKPRAVAPLRPAAQEVGSMHEILTVHPRQYKDAQEIAGAFRDGTPVIINLSQMTDGDARRLIDFSAGLTQGLQGRIERVTTKVYLLTPEHIAVAGGRMEVGETDAFAH; this is encoded by the coding sequence ATGAGCAACGCATTGAAGAAGGCAGCCGTGTACTTCGGCTTCGCCGAGGAGGACGAGCTGACGCAGGAGTCGCCCGCCGTGCGCGCCTCCGAGCCCGAGCAGCGCGAGGAGCGTGCCGAGCGCCGCCCCGAGCGCCACGAGTCGAAGCCGCGCGCCGTGGCACCGCTGCGCCCCGCAGCCCAGGAGGTCGGGTCGATGCACGAGATCCTCACGGTGCACCCGCGCCAGTACAAGGACGCGCAGGAGATCGCCGGCGCGTTCCGCGACGGCACGCCCGTCATCATCAACTTGTCGCAGATGACCGATGGCGACGCACGTCGCCTCATCGACTTCTCCGCGGGCCTCACGCAGGGTCTGCAGGGTCGCATCGAGCGCGTCACGACGAAGGTCTACCTCCTGACGCCCGAGCACATCGCGGTCGCGGGCGGGCGCATGGAGGTCGGCGAGACCGACGCCTTCGCGCACTGA
- a CDS encoding YggS family pyridoxal phosphate-dependent enzyme yields the protein MSTAAERLAAIRDEIASAPYGADATLVVVTKFHPASLVQELAAAGQRDMGESRHPEARDKAAELESLDLTWHYVGQLQRKKARQVARYAHVLHSIDSTAIVDALEGGEPGDELPVRDAFVQVNLTDDPGRGGVEPASLEALAERVEASPALRLLGVMAIAPLGEEPASAFARLATYADRVHRIAPTARWLSAGMSQDWHVALEHGATHLRIGTAITGERPTTP from the coding sequence ATGTCGACCGCGGCCGAACGGCTCGCAGCCATCCGCGACGAGATCGCGTCGGCGCCCTACGGCGCCGACGCGACGCTCGTCGTGGTCACGAAGTTCCATCCCGCATCCCTCGTGCAGGAGCTCGCAGCGGCGGGCCAGCGCGACATGGGGGAGTCGCGCCACCCCGAGGCGCGCGACAAGGCCGCCGAGCTCGAGTCGCTCGACCTCACGTGGCACTACGTCGGGCAGCTGCAGCGCAAGAAGGCGCGGCAGGTCGCGCGGTACGCGCACGTGCTGCACTCGATCGACTCCACGGCGATCGTGGATGCGCTCGAGGGCGGCGAGCCCGGCGACGAGCTGCCGGTGCGCGACGCGTTCGTGCAGGTCAACCTCACCGACGACCCCGGTCGCGGCGGCGTCGAGCCCGCATCCCTCGAGGCGCTCGCCGAGCGCGTCGAGGCGTCGCCGGCGCTGCGCCTGCTGGGCGTCATGGCCATCGCGCCGCTCGGCGAGGAGCCCGCATCCGCGTTCGCGCGCCTCGCGACCTACGCCGACCGCGTGCACCGCATCGCCCCGACGGCCCGCTGGCTGTCCGCAGGCATGTCCCAGGACTGGCATGTCGCGCTCGAGCACGGCGCGACACACCTGCGGATCGGCACGGCAATCACGGGAGAACGGCCAACCACTCCGTAG
- the ftsZ gene encoding cell division protein FtsZ, producing MTSNNNYLAVIKVVGVGGGGVNAVNRMIDLGLRGVEFIAINTDAQALLLSDADVKLDVGRELTKGLGAGADPEVGRRAAEDHAEEIEEALAGSDMVFVTAGEGGGTGTGGAPVVARIAKSLGALTVGVVTKPFSFEGKRRQAQAEAGVEALKNEVDTLIVVPNDRLLEISDMGISMVEAFETADQVLLAGVQGITDLITTPGLINVDFADVKSVMQGAGSALMGIGSSRGADRAIKAAELAVASPLLEAKIDGAHGVLLSIQASSNLGIHETYDAAKLVQEAVHPEANIIFGTVIDDTLGDEVRVTVIAAGFDGGAPLARTDEELLRSTPARDAGVGGFLGGAAAAETVEPAPVAGRHAGPTPEVPEHLTGPVQPLGDSDEDEDEFLPDFLRQ from the coding sequence GTGACTTCGAACAACAACTACCTCGCCGTCATCAAGGTGGTCGGCGTCGGCGGCGGCGGCGTGAACGCCGTGAACCGGATGATCGACCTGGGCCTGCGTGGCGTCGAGTTCATCGCGATCAACACCGACGCGCAGGCGCTGCTGCTCAGCGACGCCGACGTCAAGCTCGACGTCGGCCGCGAACTCACGAAGGGCCTCGGCGCAGGTGCCGACCCCGAGGTGGGTCGCCGCGCCGCCGAGGACCACGCCGAGGAGATCGAGGAGGCCCTCGCGGGCTCCGACATGGTCTTCGTCACCGCGGGCGAGGGTGGCGGCACCGGCACGGGCGGCGCGCCCGTCGTCGCGCGGATCGCCAAGAGCCTCGGCGCCCTGACCGTCGGCGTCGTGACGAAGCCGTTCTCGTTCGAGGGCAAGCGCCGCCAGGCGCAGGCCGAGGCCGGCGTCGAGGCGCTGAAGAACGAGGTCGACACGCTCATCGTCGTGCCGAACGACCGCCTGCTCGAGATCTCCGACATGGGCATCTCGATGGTCGAGGCCTTCGAGACCGCCGACCAGGTGCTGCTCGCCGGCGTGCAGGGCATCACCGACCTCATCACGACCCCGGGCCTCATCAACGTCGACTTCGCCGACGTCAAGAGCGTCATGCAGGGTGCGGGCTCCGCGCTCATGGGCATCGGCTCGTCGCGCGGCGCCGACCGCGCCATCAAGGCCGCCGAGCTCGCCGTCGCGAGCCCGCTGCTCGAGGCCAAGATCGACGGCGCGCATGGCGTGCTGCTGTCGATCCAGGCGTCGTCGAACCTCGGCATCCACGAGACCTACGACGCGGCGAAGCTCGTGCAGGAGGCCGTGCACCCCGAGGCGAACATCATCTTCGGCACCGTCATCGACGACACGCTCGGCGACGAGGTGCGCGTCACGGTCATCGCGGCCGGCTTCGACGGCGGCGCGCCCCTCGCGCGCACCGACGAGGAGCTGCTGCGCTCCACGCCCGCGCGCGACGCCGGCGTCGGCGGCTTCCTCGGCGGCGCCGCGGCAGCCGAGACGGTGGAGCCCGCGCCCGTCGCCGGCCGCCACGCGGGCCCGACGCCCGAGGTGCCCGAGCACCTCACGGGCCCGGTGCAGCCGCTCGGCGACAGCGACGAGGACGAGGACGAGTTCCTGCCCGACTTCCTGCGCCAGTAG
- a CDS encoding FtsQ-type POTRA domain-containing protein gives MRRPEGFDGPPRPRREPEQPAAAEPTPGVEEPAVVDAAAPTEDLDAIVTRGRGRRRSESHASRTDRLLREAELRQLRLDRIDARRTQARARQADRDRKRAERSEVRRFTAASRRRLRRSLIVVGALAAAFAVLVGLVHSPLMAVREIEVQGTQRLEASALQAALAGHLGQPIATVTDAGVREDLERFTGLESFVIDVVPPGTIVVRVVERQPVVVASLDGQDTMLDPAGVHLGMPDGTPLPRLESVEVGSDAFGAVAASLVAMPTVLREQVASITATTSDDVTMTLASGQQVVWGSADEAGLKADVLTALVAAADPATPVTFDVSAPEHPVVRP, from the coding sequence GTGAGGCGACCGGAGGGGTTCGACGGACCGCCGCGGCCGCGGCGGGAGCCCGAGCAGCCGGCGGCGGCCGAGCCGACGCCGGGCGTCGAGGAGCCCGCGGTCGTCGACGCGGCTGCGCCGACGGAGGACCTCGACGCGATCGTGACGCGCGGCCGTGGGCGCCGCCGCAGCGAGTCGCACGCGAGCCGCACGGATCGGCTGCTGCGCGAGGCCGAGCTGCGACAGCTGCGCCTCGACCGCATCGACGCGCGGCGCACGCAGGCTCGCGCGCGGCAGGCCGACCGCGACCGCAAGCGGGCGGAGCGGTCGGAGGTGCGCCGGTTCACGGCGGCCTCGCGTCGTCGACTGCGCAGGTCGCTCATCGTCGTCGGTGCGCTCGCCGCAGCGTTCGCGGTGCTCGTGGGGCTCGTGCACTCGCCGCTCATGGCGGTGCGCGAGATCGAGGTGCAGGGCACGCAGCGGCTCGAGGCGTCGGCGCTGCAGGCGGCGCTCGCCGGGCACCTGGGCCAGCCGATCGCGACGGTGACGGATGCGGGCGTGCGCGAGGACCTCGAGCGCTTCACGGGTCTCGAGTCGTTCGTCATCGACGTCGTGCCGCCCGGCACGATCGTCGTGCGCGTCGTCGAGCGGCAGCCCGTCGTGGTCGCGTCGCTCGACGGGCAGGACACGATGCTCGACCCCGCGGGCGTGCACCTGGGCATGCCCGACGGCACGCCGCTCCCGCGCCTCGAGAGCGTCGAGGTGGGGTCGGATGCGTTCGGCGCCGTCGCCGCGTCGCTCGTGGCGATGCCGACGGTGCTGCGCGAGCAGGTCGCGTCGATCACGGCGACGACGAGCGACGACGTGACGATGACGCTCGCGTCCGGCCAGCAGGTGGTGTGGGGGAGCGCCGACGAGGCGGGTCTCAAGGCCGACGTGCTCACGGCGCTGGTCGCCGCAGCGGATCCTGCGACGCCCGTCACGTTCGACGTGAGTGCGCCCGAGCATCCCGTCGTGCGTCCCTGA
- the murC gene encoding UDP-N-acetylmuramate--L-alanine ligase, translated as MIEPDLTQPIPEGIERVHMIGIGGSGMSGIAHMLLDEGVRVSGSDRSGSATVDALVTHGATVAVGHDAANLPADVDAVVVTSALWPTNPELVAAQERGIPVLHRSQALHLLARGKRLVAVAGAHGKTTSTGMVVWALHRLDAGASYVNGGTIAGLGGSSGHGPSDLFVLEADESDGSFLLYDVAVALVTNVDTDHLDHYGTPGAFDAAFAQFADAASEAVVISSDDAGARRVRDLMHHERVVTFGEREDADVRVVEVETGAGIHCVVEHAGERHAIAMDVVGHHNAVNAAGAFAVLLQLGIAPAAAAEALSSFAGTGRRFESHGERRGVRVYDDYAHHPAEVEAALAGARTVLGGGRLIAVHQPHLYSRTRDMATEFAAAYERLADHTIVLDVYGAREDPIPGVTGALVSNAFADDAKVDFLPDWQAAADRVGEIAQDGDLVMTLSCGDVYRIIPQLLESLEATDGDG; from the coding sequence ATGATCGAGCCCGACCTGACGCAGCCCATCCCCGAGGGGATCGAGCGCGTGCACATGATCGGCATCGGCGGCTCCGGCATGTCGGGCATCGCCCACATGCTGCTCGACGAGGGCGTGCGCGTGTCGGGCTCCGACCGCTCGGGCTCCGCGACCGTCGACGCCCTCGTGACGCACGGCGCGACCGTGGCCGTGGGGCACGACGCCGCCAACCTGCCCGCCGACGTCGACGCCGTCGTCGTGACGAGCGCGCTCTGGCCGACGAACCCCGAGCTCGTCGCGGCGCAGGAGCGGGGCATCCCCGTGCTGCACCGCTCGCAGGCGCTGCACCTGCTCGCGCGCGGCAAGCGGCTCGTCGCCGTCGCGGGCGCGCACGGCAAGACGACGTCGACCGGCATGGTCGTGTGGGCCCTGCACCGCCTGGATGCGGGCGCGAGCTACGTGAACGGCGGCACGATCGCGGGCCTCGGCGGCTCGAGCGGCCACGGGCCGAGCGACCTGTTCGTGCTCGAGGCCGACGAGTCCGACGGCTCGTTCCTGCTGTACGACGTCGCGGTCGCCCTCGTGACGAACGTCGACACCGACCACCTCGACCACTACGGCACGCCCGGCGCGTTCGACGCGGCGTTCGCGCAGTTCGCCGACGCGGCCTCCGAGGCCGTCGTCATCTCGAGCGACGACGCCGGCGCACGCCGCGTGCGCGACCTCATGCACCACGAGCGCGTCGTGACGTTCGGCGAGCGCGAGGATGCCGACGTGCGCGTCGTCGAGGTCGAGACCGGCGCGGGCATCCATTGCGTCGTCGAGCACGCGGGGGAGCGGCACGCGATCGCGATGGACGTCGTGGGCCACCACAACGCCGTCAACGCCGCGGGCGCCTTCGCGGTGCTGCTGCAGCTCGGCATCGCGCCGGCCGCCGCGGCCGAGGCGCTCTCGAGCTTCGCGGGCACGGGCAGGCGCTTCGAGTCGCACGGCGAGCGGCGCGGCGTGCGCGTGTACGACGACTACGCCCACCACCCGGCCGAGGTCGAGGCCGCCCTCGCGGGCGCCCGCACCGTGCTGGGCGGCGGCAGGCTCATCGCCGTGCACCAGCCGCACCTGTACTCCCGCACGCGCGACATGGCGACGGAGTTCGCGGCCGCGTACGAGCGGCTCGCCGACCACACGATCGTGCTCGACGTCTACGGCGCGCGCGAGGACCCCATCCCCGGCGTCACGGGCGCGCTCGTGTCGAACGCGTTCGCCGACGACGCCAAGGTCGACTTCCTGCCCGACTGGCAGGCCGCGGCCGACCGCGTGGGCGAGATCGCGCAGGACGGCGACCTCGTGATGACGCTGTCGTGCGGCGACGTGTACCGCATCATCCCGCAGCTGCTCGAGTCGCTCGAGGCGACGGACGGCGACGGGTGA
- a CDS encoding UDP-N-acetylglucosamine--N-acetylmuramyl-(pentapeptide) pyrophosphoryl-undecaprenol N-acetylglucosamine transferase yields MSSYLFAGGGTAGHVNPLLATADRLREREPDARIVVLGTQEGLERELVPAAGYELVTIPKLPFPRRPDAAALRFVRSWAPTVSRVRRLLAERDVDVVVGFGGYASAPAYRAAHLARTPLAIHEANARPGMANRLGARWTRHVGLTYAPTTLPGTVVGMPLRRSITTLDRAALRAEARATLGLDADRPTLLVTGGSQGARSINRAIVAAAPAIVAAGWQILHLSGGRQTDFEPATVDHYVAVEYLDGMHLAYAAADLVVCRAGSLTVSELMAVGLPAAYVPLPFGNGEQALNAHDQVAAGGALLVDDALLAQGWVEDALVPLLADPERVAAMAAATRGSAIADGDDRMCDLVRTAMEDHA; encoded by the coding sequence ATGTCGTCCTACCTCTTCGCCGGCGGCGGCACCGCCGGTCACGTGAATCCGCTGCTCGCGACGGCCGATCGGCTGCGGGAGCGGGAGCCCGACGCCCGCATCGTCGTGCTGGGCACGCAGGAGGGCCTCGAGCGCGAGCTCGTGCCTGCCGCGGGCTACGAGCTCGTGACGATCCCGAAGCTGCCCTTCCCGCGACGACCGGATGCCGCGGCGCTGCGCTTCGTGCGCTCGTGGGCGCCGACGGTGTCCCGCGTGCGGCGCCTGCTCGCGGAGCGCGACGTCGACGTCGTCGTCGGCTTCGGCGGCTACGCCTCCGCGCCGGCGTACCGCGCCGCGCACCTCGCGCGCACGCCGCTCGCGATCCACGAGGCCAACGCGCGCCCCGGCATGGCGAACCGCCTCGGCGCGCGCTGGACGCGCCACGTCGGCCTGACGTACGCACCCACGACGCTGCCCGGCACGGTCGTCGGCATGCCGCTGCGCCGCTCGATCACGACGCTCGACCGCGCCGCGCTGCGCGCCGAGGCGCGTGCGACGCTCGGGCTCGACGCCGACCGACCCACGCTGCTCGTCACGGGTGGCTCGCAGGGCGCGCGGTCGATCAACCGCGCCATCGTGGCCGCGGCGCCCGCGATCGTGGCCGCCGGCTGGCAGATCCTCCACCTCTCGGGCGGCAGGCAGACCGACTTCGAGCCCGCGACGGTCGACCACTACGTGGCCGTCGAGTACCTCGACGGCATGCACCTCGCCTACGCGGCCGCCGACCTCGTGGTGTGCCGCGCGGGCAGCCTGACCGTGAGCGAGCTCATGGCCGTGGGCCTGCCCGCCGCGTACGTGCCGCTGCCGTTCGGCAACGGCGAGCAGGCGCTCAACGCCCACGACCAGGTCGCCGCGGGCGGCGCGCTGCTCGTCGACGACGCGCTGCTGGCCCAGGGATGGGTCGAGGACGCGCTCGTGCCGCTGCTCGCGGACCCCGAGCGGGTCGCGGCGATGGCGGCGGCGACGCGCGGCTCGGCCATCGCCGACGGCGACGACCGCATGTGCGACCTCGTGCGCACGGCGATGGAGGACCACGCATGA
- the ftsW gene encoding putative lipid II flippase FtsW: MTGNELLLVGTTLFLVVFGLVMVLSSSAIESRAEYGSMLGAFQRQGLFALVGVPLMLVASRVPAHWWRRLAWPGMLLAIALQALVVFTPLGVVINGNRNWLSIAGFTLQPGELGKLALCVWIAAIFTMKDDLARKFLHAWIPVAPVAGAFILLVLRGNDFGTVIILALLVLGTMFFAGVKWWHLLLPAIAAGVAAIPVLLSADSRVRRLESFLVGCQNTDDDYFSGCWQQLHGTWALANGGLFGVGLGNSRAKWMWLAEADNDYIFAIIGEELGLVGAVVVLLLFVVLAVALLRIIREATLPMTRIVTGGVLVWLVGQAVVNIAVVLGLLPVLGVPLPLISAGGSQLVAALVAIGIVLSLARHDARLRQTVP, encoded by the coding sequence GTGACGGGCAACGAGCTGCTGCTCGTGGGCACGACGCTGTTCCTCGTCGTCTTCGGCCTCGTGATGGTGCTGTCGTCGTCGGCGATCGAGAGCCGCGCCGAGTACGGCAGCATGCTCGGCGCCTTCCAACGCCAGGGCCTGTTCGCACTCGTCGGCGTGCCGCTCATGCTCGTCGCGAGCCGCGTGCCCGCCCACTGGTGGCGCAGGCTCGCATGGCCGGGCATGCTCCTCGCGATCGCGCTGCAGGCGCTCGTGGTCTTCACGCCGCTCGGCGTCGTCATCAACGGCAATCGCAACTGGCTGTCGATCGCGGGCTTCACGCTGCAGCCCGGCGAGCTCGGCAAGCTCGCGCTGTGCGTGTGGATCGCCGCGATCTTCACGATGAAGGACGACCTGGCTCGGAAGTTCCTGCACGCCTGGATCCCCGTGGCCCCCGTCGCCGGCGCGTTCATCCTGCTCGTGCTGCGCGGCAACGACTTCGGCACCGTCATCATCCTCGCGCTCCTCGTGCTCGGCACGATGTTCTTCGCAGGCGTCAAGTGGTGGCATCTGCTGCTGCCCGCGATCGCGGCGGGCGTCGCCGCCATCCCCGTGCTCCTCTCGGCCGACTCGCGCGTGCGACGACTCGAGTCCTTCCTCGTCGGCTGCCAGAACACCGACGACGACTACTTCTCGGGATGCTGGCAGCAGCTGCACGGCACGTGGGCGCTGGCGAACGGCGGCCTCTTCGGCGTCGGGCTCGGCAACTCGCGCGCGAAGTGGATGTGGCTCGCCGAGGCCGACAACGACTACATCTTCGCGATCATCGGCGAGGAGCTCGGTCTCGTGGGCGCGGTCGTCGTGCTGCTGCTCTTCGTCGTGCTCGCCGTCGCGCTGCTGCGCATCATCCGCGAGGCGACGCTGCCGATGACGCGCATCGTCACGGGCGGCGTGCTCGTGTGGCTCGTCGGCCAGGCCGTCGTGAACATCGCCGTCGTGCTGGGCCTGCTGCCCGTGCTCGGCGTGCCGCTGCCGCTCATCTCGGCAGGTGGATCGCAGCTCGTCGCGGCGCTCGTCGCGATCGGCATCGTGCTGTCGCTCGCGCGGCACGACGCTCGACTGCGCCAGACTGTTCCGTGA
- the murD gene encoding UDP-N-acetylmuramoyl-L-alanine--D-glutamate ligase: protein MSRDAARDLDALTSWHHDWSGIRAVVLGLGVTGFAAADTLVELGAHVTVVAERGDAERERILTVLGVETVVVDAAETPQALADAELVIASPGLRPTHPWLLGAAERGQTVWGDVELAWRVRDKVRAAEWLLVTGTNGKTTTTQLAAHMLQAGGLRVAPVGNIGTPVLDAVRDPAGFDVLVVELSSFQLHSLGEVWPHSAVCLNLDDDHLDWHGGAQAYRDAKAKVYRNARVAAVYNVADPATMAMVEEAEVVEGCRAIGFGLGMPGLSELGIVEGIVADRAFLDDRHSQALELATLDDLEVAGLATPHMAQNVLAAAALARAVGVEPTAIREAIRSFRLDHHRTELVGEVGGVRFVDDSKATNPHAANGSLQAFGSVVWIVGGLLKGVDVAPLVERHVGRLRAAVVIGVDRAPVVAAFARHAPGIPLVEVDEPDTGDVMRTAVTAALAHASSGDTVLLAPAAASMDQFDSYADRGLRFQQAVRDEQQREGGAHGHDGGGRTPDAGGPRAR from the coding sequence CTGTCCCGTGACGCAGCACGCGACCTGGATGCGCTGACGAGCTGGCACCACGACTGGTCGGGCATCCGCGCGGTCGTGCTCGGCCTCGGCGTCACGGGCTTCGCCGCCGCCGACACGCTCGTGGAGCTCGGCGCGCACGTGACCGTCGTCGCCGAGCGCGGCGACGCCGAGCGCGAGCGCATCCTCACGGTGCTCGGCGTCGAGACGGTCGTCGTCGACGCGGCCGAGACGCCGCAGGCGCTCGCCGACGCCGAGCTCGTCATCGCCTCGCCCGGCCTGCGGCCCACGCATCCGTGGCTCCTCGGCGCCGCCGAGCGCGGCCAGACGGTGTGGGGCGACGTCGAGCTCGCGTGGCGCGTGCGCGACAAGGTGCGCGCCGCCGAGTGGCTGCTCGTCACGGGCACGAACGGCAAGACCACGACGACGCAGCTCGCGGCCCACATGCTGCAGGCGGGCGGCCTGCGCGTCGCGCCCGTCGGCAACATCGGCACGCCCGTGCTCGACGCCGTGCGCGATCCCGCCGGCTTCGACGTGCTCGTCGTCGAGCTCTCGTCGTTCCAGCTGCACTCGCTCGGCGAGGTGTGGCCGCACTCGGCCGTGTGCCTCAACCTCGACGACGACCACCTCGACTGGCACGGCGGCGCGCAGGCCTACCGCGACGCGAAGGCGAAGGTCTACCGCAACGCGCGCGTCGCAGCCGTCTACAACGTCGCCGACCCGGCGACGATGGCGATGGTCGAGGAGGCCGAGGTCGTCGAGGGCTGCCGCGCGATCGGCTTCGGCCTCGGCATGCCCGGCCTGTCGGAGCTCGGCATCGTCGAGGGCATCGTCGCCGACCGCGCGTTCCTCGACGACCGCCACTCGCAGGCGCTCGAGCTCGCGACGCTCGACGACCTCGAGGTCGCAGGCCTCGCGACGCCGCACATGGCGCAGAACGTGCTCGCCGCCGCGGCGCTCGCACGCGCCGTCGGCGTCGAGCCCACCGCGATCCGCGAGGCCATCCGCTCGTTCCGCCTCGACCACCACCGCACCGAGCTCGTCGGCGAGGTCGGCGGCGTGCGGTTCGTCGACGACTCGAAGGCCACGAACCCCCACGCTGCCAACGGCTCGCTGCAGGCGTTCGGCTCGGTCGTGTGGATCGTCGGCGGCCTGCTGAAGGGCGTCGACGTCGCCCCGCTCGTCGAGCGCCACGTCGGCAGGCTGCGCGCGGCCGTCGTCATCGGCGTCGACCGCGCCCCGGTCGTGGCCGCGTTCGCACGACACGCGCCCGGCATCCCGCTCGTCGAGGTCGACGAGCCCGACACTGGAGACGTCATGCGGACGGCCGTCACGGCTGCCCTGGCGCACGCATCCAGCGGCGACACGGTGCTGCTCGCCCCGGCGGCCGCGTCGATGGACCAGTTCGACAGCTACGCCGACCGGGGTCTGCGATTCCAGCAGGCCGTGCGCGACGAGCAGCAACGAGAGGGAGGTGCCCATGGCCACGACGGTGGTGGACGCACCCCCGACGCCGGCGGTCCGCGGGCGCGGTAG
- the mraY gene encoding phospho-N-acetylmuramoyl-pentapeptide-transferase — protein sequence MIVLLVSAAISLVFALAVTPLYTRLATRLGWGQFIRADGPQSHHTKRGTPQMGGLVFIVATIVGYFGGKLVGSLDGVPNYPSAPALLVLLLMVGLGAVGFVDDYLKVRKRQSLGLGGWAKIAGQVAVGVVFAVLALQLPDQYGQTPASTAISAVRDIEWLDLTRLGLVVGIGLAVIWFVFIIVATSNAVNVLDGLDGLATGSTIFSASAFVLIGFWQNGQACLGRLADAVRPGGAVDADLYRCYPVQAPLDLAVVAACLAAALIGFLWYNTSPAQLFMGDVGSLGLGGALAGLAILTHTQLLLVLVAGLPLVVTGSVILQRIYFKLTRGKRIFLMSPLHHHFELKGWAEIRIVVRFWIVSGLFVAAAVGLFYLDWVIHPVP from the coding sequence ATGATCGTGCTGCTCGTCTCCGCCGCCATCTCGCTCGTGTTCGCGCTCGCCGTGACGCCGCTCTACACGCGGCTCGCGACGCGCCTCGGCTGGGGCCAGTTCATCCGCGCCGACGGCCCGCAGTCGCACCACACGAAGCGCGGCACGCCCCAGATGGGCGGGCTCGTCTTCATCGTCGCGACGATCGTCGGCTACTTCGGCGGCAAGCTCGTCGGCTCGCTCGACGGCGTGCCGAACTACCCGAGCGCCCCCGCGCTGCTCGTGCTGCTGCTCATGGTCGGGCTCGGCGCCGTCGGCTTCGTCGACGACTACCTCAAGGTGCGCAAGAGGCAGTCGCTCGGCCTCGGCGGCTGGGCGAAGATCGCCGGCCAGGTCGCGGTCGGCGTCGTCTTCGCCGTGCTCGCGCTGCAGCTGCCCGACCAGTACGGGCAGACGCCGGCGTCGACGGCCATCTCGGCCGTGCGCGACATCGAATGGCTCGACCTCACCCGCCTCGGCCTCGTCGTCGGCATCGGCCTCGCCGTCATCTGGTTCGTCTTCATCATCGTCGCGACGTCGAACGCCGTGAACGTGCTCGACGGCCTCGATGGCCTCGCGACGGGCTCGACGATCTTCTCGGCCTCGGCATTCGTGCTCATCGGCTTCTGGCAGAACGGCCAGGCGTGCCTCGGCCGCCTCGCCGACGCCGTGCGTCCGGGCGGCGCCGTCGACGCCGACCTCTACCGCTGCTACCCGGTGCAGGCGCCGCTCGACCTCGCGGTCGTCGCCGCGTGCCTCGCCGCCGCGCTCATCGGCTTCCTCTGGTACAACACGAGCCCCGCGCAGCTGTTCATGGGCGACGTGGGCTCGCTCGGCCTCGGCGGCGCGCTCGCCGGGCTCGCGATCCTCACGCACACGCAGCTGCTGCTCGTGCTCGTCGCCGGCCTGCCGCTCGTCGTCACGGGCAGCGTCATCTTGCAGCGCATCTACTTCAAGCTCACGCGCGGCAAGCGCATCTTCCTCATGAGCCCGCTGCATCATCACTTCGAGCTCAAGGGATGGGCGGAGATCCGCATCGTCGTGCGGTTCTGGATCGTCTCGGGCCTGTTCGTCGCCGCGGCCGTCGGCCTCTTCTACCTCGATTGGGTGATCCACCCTGTCCCGTGA